From the Halobacteriovorax sp. GB3 genome, the window AATTTCCAACAGGTTTTGGTACTTCAGTCTCTTGAATTTGTGCAAGACCTTTCGCTCTATCATTCTTATCAAAATAGAGATGAAGTGCGATAGCTTGCTGAAGGGTTAAAGAGTTTATAGCATAAATCTTTTCTATAATTGGGGCCCTTCTTCCTTGTTCAAGAGAGTCAATGACAACGTATAGTTTTAAGATCGAAGTGACTTCTTTAAAGCTGAGGGGTTGTCTTTTGAATTTCTCATAAAACTTCGATTGGATTAATTCTTTAAAAGCGCGAGAAATCTGATCAGTTGTAAGTTTTAAAGCAAAGTCGCGCTCTATTGATTTTGCCACTTCTTTAAAGGTCGGATGATCTCCCCACTGAAGAGATTCAATTAATTTGATGGATTTCTTTAAATCCTCTTCATCTCCATTAGCAAGATGAGATTTTAAAATCTGAAGAAAATCTTTTGAATCACTCGATTTCTCTCGCAACTTCTTTGAGGGGGCGAATTCTTTTTGAGAAGCTCCTTGATTCCTTAGGGCATTTTTTTTCTTTTCAATTAGTGAATCAAAATTGTCGCCTTTTTTAAGCTGCCTACCTGTTACTTTCTCGTAGAGCCACTCATAGAGAGCTGGTCCCAGTGTTTTGATAAAAATATAGCCAAAAACAACACTTACAAAGGCATTGATAATGAGATCGATTCTTAAGTTCATAATTACCTGATACCAGCTTTTAA encodes:
- a CDS encoding DnaJ domain-containing protein; amino-acid sequence: MNLRIDLIINAFVSVVFGYIFIKTLGPALYEWLYEKVTGRQLKKGDNFDSLIEKKKNALRNQGASQKEFAPSKKLREKSSDSKDFLQILKSHLANGDEEDLKKSIKLIESLQWGDHPTFKEVAKSIERDFALKLTTDQISRAFKELIQSKFYEKFKRQPLSFKEVTSILKLYVVIDSLEQGRRAPIIEKIYAINSLTLQQAIALHLYFDKNDRAKGLAQIQETEVPKPVGNSPIMSRYFKIIQDVENYQTKSLLKNIQNTFYLIKAITPLEELNKKSTTEQAYRVLGLAEGSTEEEAKKIYRKLAKVFHPDVLSGEGLNEAGKKIASENFTIVKMAYDIIKQNNK